One genomic window of Polyangium aurulentum includes the following:
- a CDS encoding M16 family metallopeptidase: MKNRSRKNLLPVLLVALASCAEMPPPVPPAPDPPPEGGAAADKKSPAAASAEDPAFRKAPPPSSGEVAFIPPNIQEARLSNGVRILLVERHDMPIVAVNIVSDRGAEVQGTPGLAGMTAAMLLAGTKTRSALALSDQLGAIGAAYGSYADHDGMGVSGQALRDKANALMEILADVVQNPAFDAAELERERSRRLTAIVQQNDVPAVLLANAVTEKLYPAGHAYREPLIGNEASVKAMKPADLARFHASAMRPDRLTVAIAGDIDKASATALVEKSFGAWKGKAGPASTPKDPAAIGKGEKRLLVVDRPRATQSIVAVTAVGVPRKHPDYDAIQLMNTLLGGQFSSRLNLNLREKHAYTYGARSSFDMRHGAGPFTAGGAIMTQATAPAIKEIFAEIERMRKEPPSADELSDAKANLVRQLPARFETAGDTASTLAGLAVMDLPLDEFATRPARIAKVTAEDVRRVAEKYLRPEQMRVILVGDAEVVEKDLATLGIGEAEIRRAPQKAKKEAEKPADKGAPPAGKGAPPAAKGAPPAAKGK, encoded by the coding sequence GTGAAGAATCGTTCCAGGAAAAACCTCTTGCCCGTCCTCCTCGTCGCGCTCGCGAGCTGCGCCGAGATGCCGCCGCCCGTGCCGCCGGCCCCGGATCCGCCCCCCGAGGGCGGCGCGGCGGCGGACAAGAAGAGCCCGGCCGCGGCGTCGGCCGAGGATCCTGCGTTCCGCAAGGCGCCCCCGCCGTCCTCGGGGGAGGTCGCGTTCATCCCGCCGAATATCCAGGAGGCGCGCCTCTCCAATGGCGTGCGCATCCTGCTCGTCGAGCGGCACGACATGCCGATCGTGGCCGTGAACATCGTCTCCGATCGCGGGGCGGAGGTGCAGGGGACGCCGGGGCTCGCGGGAATGACGGCCGCGATGCTGCTCGCGGGGACCAAGACGCGCTCGGCGCTCGCGCTCTCCGACCAGCTCGGCGCGATCGGGGCCGCGTACGGCAGCTACGCCGATCACGACGGCATGGGCGTGAGCGGGCAGGCATTGCGCGACAAGGCGAATGCGCTGATGGAGATCCTCGCGGACGTCGTGCAAAACCCGGCGTTCGACGCGGCCGAGCTCGAGCGCGAGCGATCGCGCAGGCTCACGGCCATCGTGCAGCAGAACGACGTGCCCGCCGTGCTGCTCGCCAATGCGGTCACCGAGAAGCTCTATCCCGCGGGGCACGCGTACCGCGAGCCGCTCATCGGCAACGAGGCGTCGGTGAAGGCCATGAAGCCCGCGGATCTCGCGCGCTTTCATGCCTCCGCCATGCGCCCGGATCGGCTCACGGTGGCGATCGCGGGCGACATCGACAAGGCGAGCGCGACGGCGCTCGTCGAGAAGAGCTTCGGCGCGTGGAAGGGCAAGGCTGGCCCGGCCAGTACGCCGAAGGATCCGGCGGCGATCGGCAAGGGTGAAAAGCGGTTGCTCGTGGTCGACAGGCCCCGGGCGACGCAATCGATCGTGGCGGTGACGGCCGTGGGCGTCCCGCGCAAGCACCCCGATTACGACGCGATCCAGCTCATGAACACGCTCCTCGGCGGGCAGTTCTCGAGCCGGCTGAACCTGAACCTGCGCGAAAAGCACGCCTACACGTACGGGGCGCGCAGCAGCTTCGACATGCGGCACGGCGCCGGGCCCTTCACGGCGGGCGGCGCGATCATGACGCAGGCGACGGCGCCCGCGATCAAGGAGATCTTCGCGGAGATCGAGCGAATGCGCAAGGAGCCGCCGAGCGCGGACGAGCTCTCCGACGCGAAGGCGAACCTCGTCCGGCAATTGCCGGCGCGCTTCGAGACGGCGGGCGATACGGCGTCGACCCTGGCGGGGCTCGCGGTGATGGATCTGCCGCTCGACGAATTCGCGACCCGGCCCGCCCGCATCGCGAAGGTGACGGCGGAGGACGTGCGGCGCGTGGCCGAGAAATACCTGCGGCCCGAGCAGATGCGCGTGATCCTGGTGGGCGACGCGGAGGTGGTCGAAAAGGACCTCGCGACGCTCGGGATCGGCGAGGCCGAGATCCGGCGCGCTCCGCAGAAAGCCAAGAAGGAAGCGGAAAAGCCCGCAGACAAGGGCGCACCGCCCGCGGGCAAGGGCGCACCGCCCGCGGCCAAGGGCGCGCCGCCCGCGGCCAAGGGCAAGTAG
- a CDS encoding phosphatase PAP2 family protein translates to MKRARRLGLAGAIFALSALAAPEARAADGPKAPGWAFGSVGGEIGLAAASAAVPAFYFLPQRRSRWGPFAAHTHHVDAELISNIVGGPGGILFASALGYGWEYAYLRSSSVEGAPLLAMRASVIDLESVLLSTGLVQLVKRMSGRCRPWAWAGSVKGCVSPRDDDHASFPSGHTAPVASIAGARLLIALRSDGAGPIGYRYAAFGFAEVLSIGAAFARVGAGAHSWEDVSVGWLLGHATGALVALAHPMVDAPVIESSRQAGGALSGAPLFFSWGGQF, encoded by the coding sequence ATGAAGCGGGCGCGGCGGCTGGGTTTGGCGGGGGCCATTTTCGCTCTATCGGCCCTCGCCGCGCCCGAGGCGCGCGCCGCGGACGGGCCGAAGGCGCCCGGCTGGGCGTTCGGCAGCGTGGGGGGCGAGATCGGGCTCGCGGCGGCGAGCGCGGCCGTCCCCGCCTTTTACTTTCTGCCGCAGCGGCGGAGCAGGTGGGGCCCGTTCGCGGCGCACACGCACCACGTGGACGCCGAGCTGATCAGCAATATCGTGGGTGGGCCCGGGGGAATCCTGTTCGCGAGCGCCCTGGGGTATGGCTGGGAGTACGCCTATCTCCGTAGCTCGTCGGTCGAAGGGGCGCCCCTGCTCGCGATGCGGGCGAGCGTGATCGACCTCGAATCCGTGCTGCTCTCCACGGGCCTCGTGCAGCTCGTCAAGCGCATGTCGGGGCGCTGCCGGCCCTGGGCCTGGGCGGGGAGCGTGAAAGGGTGCGTTTCGCCCAGGGACGACGATCACGCGTCATTCCCGTCCGGGCACACGGCGCCGGTCGCGTCGATCGCCGGGGCGCGGCTCTTGATTGCGTTGCGCTCGGACGGGGCGGGCCCGATTGGTTACCGATATGCGGCGTTCGGCTTCGCCGAGGTTCTCTCGATCGGCGCGGCCTTCGCGCGGGTCGGGGCGGGCGCGCATTCGTGGGAGGACGTGTCCGTGGGCTGGCTGCTCGGGCACGCGACCGGCGCGCTCGTGGCGCTCGCGCACCCGATGGTCGACGCGCCCGTCATTGAAAGCTCACGGCAGGCGGGGGGCGCGCTCTCGGGGGCGCCCCTGTTCTTCTCGTGGGGAGGCCAATTCTGA
- a CDS encoding ATP-binding protein, producing MSQGEATGDRLEIDTERTLLGKPTPCVGRERELSVLRGLLEECLGKLTARAALITGPVGAGKSRVWREFLGGALRDGSRAEVWIARGDPLGAGSPLGIVSQLVRRAAGLREGEPLATRRDKLRARAERSVGGARAAAILPFLGELAGAPFSDEDDVHLAAARRDPALMGERMASAWDDFLGAASAKVPVILVLEDMHWGDRPSVRLLDGSLRTLRDRPLFVLATARPDVHDRFPRLWHERQCQELRLGELPRKASERLVRFMLGDDADPEIVSRIVSQASGNAFYLEELIRAVAEGNRDELPSTAIATVHARLETLQPDARRVLQMASVFGEVFWRGGVAALLEGALADGALEPALSALCTREFVSLQRQSALAGEEQYAFRNALVREAAYATLTPEAAGPAHRKAGAWLEGAGERDAMVLAEHLKRGEERARAAVFYVRAAEQALEANDLAGVISRIERAVACGAEGALLGLARRLEAEARVWRGELGQAIDAGRQAMALLPQKAPGWFSAMSDVATAAWRRGNHDRLVYLANQLDKDWDDPAAIAPRAAATARLALFLLRAGLTQDAARLFRRLDALGEEVKADGIVSARLHEAIGWRALVEGDPSASSSCFAKAAATFEQLGDLREACNCRVNAAMARMHLGGYTEARKDLGEALSFANRFGLYNVRARIQHNLGNVLAHLGELEGARKVEEEALAAFVTQGDYWHEVAARIYLVHILLGLGRVEEAEQQVSRAVDLSLGVQPLRCSAALARARVLLVQGNGREAHLAALGAMYSMQKLGSIEEDEPLLRLTFAEASWAAGLSSMARVAIGTARQRLLDRAAQIKDPAWRRSFLENVPENARTIELARAWLDETAKPAGGGVAEGKDGK from the coding sequence ATGAGTCAGGGCGAGGCCACGGGCGATCGGCTCGAAATCGATACGGAACGCACGCTCCTCGGCAAACCCACGCCTTGCGTGGGGCGCGAGCGCGAGCTGTCGGTCTTGCGGGGGCTGCTCGAGGAGTGCCTCGGCAAGCTCACCGCGCGCGCGGCGCTGATCACCGGCCCCGTGGGCGCCGGCAAATCGCGCGTGTGGCGCGAGTTCCTCGGGGGCGCGCTGCGCGACGGCAGCCGCGCCGAGGTGTGGATCGCGCGCGGTGACCCGCTCGGGGCCGGATCTCCCCTCGGCATCGTCTCGCAGCTCGTCCGCCGCGCCGCGGGCCTGCGCGAGGGCGAGCCGCTCGCCACGCGCCGCGACAAACTCCGCGCGCGCGCCGAGCGGAGCGTGGGAGGCGCCCGGGCGGCCGCGATCCTGCCCTTCCTCGGCGAGCTCGCGGGCGCGCCCTTCTCCGACGAGGACGACGTGCACCTCGCGGCGGCGCGGCGCGATCCGGCCCTCATGGGCGAGCGGATGGCGAGCGCGTGGGACGATTTCCTCGGTGCCGCGAGCGCCAAGGTGCCCGTGATCCTGGTCCTCGAGGACATGCACTGGGGCGATCGCCCCTCGGTGCGCCTGCTCGACGGCTCGCTGCGCACGCTGCGCGATCGGCCGCTGTTCGTGCTTGCGACGGCGCGCCCCGACGTCCACGATCGGTTCCCCAGGCTGTGGCACGAGCGCCAATGCCAGGAGCTGCGCCTCGGCGAGCTGCCGCGCAAGGCGAGCGAGCGCCTCGTGCGCTTCATGCTCGGAGACGACGCCGACCCCGAGATCGTCTCGCGCATCGTCTCGCAGGCGAGCGGCAATGCGTTCTACCTCGAGGAGCTCATACGCGCGGTCGCCGAAGGAAATCGCGACGAATTGCCCTCGACGGCGATCGCCACCGTGCACGCGCGCCTCGAGACCTTGCAGCCCGACGCGCGGCGCGTGCTCCAGATGGCGAGCGTGTTCGGCGAGGTCTTCTGGCGCGGCGGCGTGGCGGCGCTGCTCGAGGGCGCGCTCGCGGACGGCGCCCTGGAGCCCGCGCTCTCCGCCCTCTGCACGCGCGAATTCGTGAGCCTTCAGAGGCAGAGCGCGCTCGCGGGCGAGGAGCAATACGCGTTCCGCAATGCGCTCGTGCGCGAGGCCGCGTACGCGACCCTGACGCCCGAGGCCGCGGGGCCGGCGCACCGAAAGGCGGGCGCCTGGCTCGAGGGGGCAGGGGAGCGGGACGCGATGGTGCTGGCCGAGCATTTGAAGCGCGGCGAGGAGCGGGCGCGGGCCGCGGTGTTTTACGTGCGCGCGGCCGAGCAGGCGCTCGAGGCGAACGATCTCGCGGGCGTGATCAGCCGCATCGAGCGCGCCGTGGCGTGCGGCGCCGAGGGCGCTTTGCTCGGGCTCGCGCGGCGCCTCGAGGCCGAGGCGAGGGTCTGGCGCGGCGAGCTGGGGCAGGCGATCGACGCGGGCAGGCAGGCGATGGCGCTCCTGCCGCAGAAGGCGCCGGGCTGGTTCTCGGCCATGAGCGACGTGGCGACGGCCGCCTGGCGCCGCGGCAATCACGACAGGCTCGTTTATCTCGCCAATCAGCTCGACAAGGACTGGGACGATCCGGCCGCCATTGCGCCCCGGGCCGCGGCGACGGCGCGGCTTGCTCTCTTTTTGCTGCGGGCGGGGCTCACGCAGGACGCGGCGCGCCTGTTCCGCCGGCTCGACGCGCTCGGCGAGGAGGTGAAGGCGGACGGCATCGTCTCGGCGCGCCTGCACGAGGCTATCGGCTGGCGGGCGCTCGTCGAGGGCGATCCGTCGGCGAGCAGCTCCTGCTTCGCGAAGGCCGCGGCGACCTTCGAGCAGCTCGGCGATCTGCGCGAGGCGTGCAATTGCCGGGTGAACGCGGCGATGGCGCGCATGCACCTCGGCGGTTATACCGAGGCGCGCAAGGATCTCGGCGAGGCGCTCTCGTTCGCGAACCGCTTCGGGCTCTACAACGTGCGGGCGCGGATCCAGCACAACCTCGGCAACGTGCTCGCCCACCTCGGCGAGCTGGAGGGGGCGCGAAAGGTCGAGGAGGAGGCGCTCGCGGCGTTCGTCACGCAGGGCGATTACTGGCACGAGGTCGCGGCGCGCATCTATCTCGTGCACATCCTGCTCGGCCTGGGCCGCGTCGAGGAGGCCGAGCAGCAGGTGAGCCGGGCGGTCGATCTATCGCTCGGCGTGCAGCCTTTGCGGTGCTCGGCGGCGCTCGCGCGCGCGCGCGTGTTGCTCGTGCAGGGCAACGGGCGCGAGGCGCACCTCGCGGCGCTCGGGGCCATGTATTCGATGCAAAAGCTCGGCAGCATCGAGGAGGACGAGCCGCTCCTGCGCCTGACGTTCGCCGAGGCCTCGTGGGCGGCGGGTCTGTCGTCGATGGCGCGCGTCGCGATCGGGACCGCCCGGCAGCGGCTGCTCGATCGCGCGGCGCAGATCAAGGATCCGGCCTGGCGGCGGAGCTTCCTCGAGAACGTGCCCGAGAATGCGCGCACGATCGAGCTGGCGCGCGCGTGGCTCGACGAAACGGCCAAGCCTGCAGGAGGTGGAGTCGCGGAGGGGAAAGACGGGAAGTGA